In the Arachis stenosperma cultivar V10309 chromosome 8, arast.V10309.gnm1.PFL2, whole genome shotgun sequence genome, AATTGGAGTTTTAGGATTTCAGGGAATCTCGATTTGGGGGTGAAGAACGAGTTAATTGACTCAGTGAGTCAGAGAAGTAAGTGAAAGCGACCAGTGAGAAGCAGAGACCTTTCAGGATCGAGTATTGACGATCCGACATGATGGAACCGGTTTTTCGAGCATAATTGTCCCTTTGAATGCCATCATCTGACCGAAGGTCTTTCTATAATTGCTAAGCTGCTCAGGTTTCATCAGGCTAAACCCAAATTTATCGGTCCATATAGATATTGCTTCCTCAGCAGCTGGTAGAACAAAGTTCTTCACATTCAAGAAAGCCAACAGCCTCTCAATGCAAGAGAACAGCATTTGGAAATAACTCTTTCCACGGTTCTTATAACACGTTGCAACTAAAGGCAGCTCAGCAACATCTCTCCCAAAAACTCGAAGCATAGCCGCAGATACCACACATGAATTGACCATTAATAATGCACAATAAAATCCTCCAAAATCCCGAGTCTGTACACTCCTTCCATAAACCATGGCAGGAATAAGATCACTTCCACTAATTGGATCAATAATAGCATCAAAACATTCGTGAAACATTGACACAGCCTGCAAAAGGAATGGCCTAGTTTCAGAGCTAGCAATTTTTCCATTAAGAAGTCTCCATCTTACATCAATCTCATTAGGTAGTCCTAAAAGTATTTCTTCTTGCTTCACCTTTATTACATCCAAGAGAGATTCCGGAAGTCTCTCAGCCCCCCTAACAGGATGTTCTCCAAAATAGAATGTATCCTTGTGCAATCATTGCAGCAAATCCAAATCCCTTCTGGCAACTCCTTTAAAAATGCCATCTTATGATCCCTCAAACAACCAAcatggtatttcttttcacaCTGATCACAGAATATTATTCTGCGTGGACCAAATCCTGATCTGCTGAAGTCAGAACCTCTGCACAAAACACATCCATCCATCTCAGCATCGGTATCTTTTACTTTGGCTTGCATTCACACGTGCTTGGATCCTTGCATTTGATCTTCAAATAAGATTTATTGCATGCTCTTTTGAGTTTGCTCGAATTTTTGCTGAGCTGTTTGAACATTTGTTGTTGTTCACACAATTTGTCAAGAGCGGCTAGAGCCAATTGGTATATTTTTCCAATGGTAGTGGTAGCCACTTCCTTGCGAAGAGCTATCATCATTCGATGTAGCTCTGGCTGGAGTTCATCTGGCAAGGATGCAATAAAGACTTGTTTAAGTGGCGGATTATTATTTTCTCCTAGAAGATAATATTTAGCAgccattttcttgtagtgtttcTCCAAGTCCTTTCTGTTGAGTGAACAACACTTCATTTCAAAGTATTCTTGAGAATTCTTCTTCTAAATGATTGTAATGTCTCCCAGAAATTTTTGGTGTATTATTTCTAGAAACTGTGAAGAGGTACCATTGATAAGCTGGAGCCTTTCATACTCAGACAGGTTTCTTACCCATTCTCGGAGGTTACCAGTCATCCGATTTATAAAATCTGCAAGGACTTGTCTACTTGTAAGGTTTGGATTGGCCATGGTAGTTTCAATCCAGGCACTGAATTCATTTAACCTTTCTCTGTACCTTGTTGGTGGGATATCATCAAAGGTGAACCATTTATTAGAAGTtttaacttcaaaggatcctGTCTGTGTCTGGCTGGATGAAGCTGTTGGTTCATCTCTTTCAGAGGTtatttcttcctcttcttcttcttctatagGGTTGACCATGACTTTGGCTGAAAGGTCTGCTTTGTAGTCTTTTTCAGACCAGTCATCTGTCTCTACATTGGTTTCAGTAGTCCCATCTTCAGATTCTTCCATGGTTTCTTCAGATTCTTCAATGGTTTCTTCACTGTGGGCTTGATTATCCAACGAGATCATATTAATTGACCAACCTGGGGCAGGCGACCCTTCTTGATACCTTTATCTTTTGTAggaatattttttttctctgaAGAAATTTCCTGGTTTCCAAGGAGGATGAGGCTTGGGTTGATGAGAAGGTTGTGAATGGGATGAATAACTTCGTCCTTGGGGAGAGATGAATTTTTTGGTATTTGTTTGTCTGGCCAAATGGTAGGTGGATTTGAAAATGGAATCATAATCTGGAGTTTCTGGTGGTGAATATGTTAGAGGAAACAAAATAGGCGAATATGTAGGGTATGGTTTAGGATACATGGATAATGGGTCTATAGCCAGTGCTTGGGGTACAGCTGCTTTGTTTTTGTCCATCTCAATTTGTCGGAGTTGAGCCTTGACTTGATCTAGCTCCCTATTTTTTTGTGGAATTCTAGACCGAAGTACCTACTGTCAATGTAGGTCTTGAGCTCTTGATCAGGTTGAAAAGCTTGCGTGGATAGCCGATTTCTGAGTTCAGCAACCTGCTCTACCGCGGAGCCTATTTGTGCTGAAAGGCCTTCAGTTTTTTCTACAAGAGTGTCAAGGGTGTGATCAATTCGGAGTAAGACTTTATTTTGGCTGACTGCATTGTCTGTATGCCAATTAAGTACTTCCTCCTGAGGAGTTGTTGCCTGATTTTATTGGTGTAAGATTGGTGTGAAATTTTATTCAATGACTCACTTTTCTTTACTGATTATATGCTGGACAGAATTTAATGAAGTTGCTAGTCCTAAACTTTTCCTTAAATAAATCATCTTTTGTCTTCTTAACAACAACTTTTATACcactatttaaaaataaaacaaattctgaaaaaaaaattttttgagtAGAATGATCATTAGATTcttaaagattttaattttgagagagattaattgttaaaaaaaatatcaattaattattttacaacAACAAACAATAAATATGTATGTTCTTTTATTAATAGACAATGTAAAATAAAACGAAATTGTCCATGTATTTTGTTAGTGCGAGTCTCATTACTGTAATAACAtgaacataaaaataatataattttggacagtaaaatatttattatcttCTAAGTTTTTATATAATCTTTATGAATTGTTCTTTATTTAACACGAATCCTATCAAAATAAGTAAAATTTCgctttaaaaaattattatttacataacgatcttttataaataaacaaattatagtaattaataatatatataagcATCACCATTAAATTTAACTCAATGAATTAATGGAAGAAAATAACATATCCATAATTTACTATTGCAAAAGGACTGAAACCAAAATTTTCAGATTTAATTATCactttacctttttttttttttatctctctGCCAGGAAATCGTGGTAAGTATAGTTGGATCGGACCGAATACTTCTTTATGggacatctcaaaacccaatgATAATCTCTTGGACCGTTACGTCAAAAGCAAATGCAGATTGAACTTTAAAAAACGCTAATGTTGCTTCCCGTCCAAAAAGACaatattaaaaaacttaaaataaactaaataactaaTGCTGCTTGATCTCTCTATAAAGGCTTTAAATAGTTTTGCCCGAAAATGATTTACTTTCAATAGAAACAGTaatattgaaagaaaataaaaaatcaactcaaatttactttatttaatatttaaaataaaataaatttaaattatttagatgaattttaattatattttttttacgtGATTTTTTAATTGTATTCTAAACATGTTAAAATGGGTGATTCTATACTTCTATCAAACACACATCCACGTCAAAAGTCTGGAAGTAGGTTAGTATTAGTATAGGTCTGCTGTCAAAGTATATGACTCACGCAATGGTTACTTGTGGTTGTGTAAGTAGTTGTTTGGTTGAGAGGAGCGGGAGAATTGGCTTTGGTTTTGGTATCAGCTTGTTCCGGAAAAGCATAAATTTTTGGCTTGGTTGTATCTTAAGGAGGCTCTTCCTACTGCAAGTTTTCGTTTTAGAAGATGGATGTCGTCATCGGATAGGTATTCAAGATGTCTTTCTAGCCAAGAATCGATTTTACATTGTATTCAGGATTATCCAAAAGCTCAGCTTATCTGGCATAAGTTGGATATTTCTTGTCATCCTTTGGATTTGAAGAACTGGTTCTTGTTTCATAGCAGAGAGCATCCGTTTAAGTTCTTTTCGAGACTTTGGTGGATATGGCGAGCAAGGAATAATGACATCTTTAATCCTCATGAAACTTGGCCTCCGAAAAAAGTGATTTGTCTGACATTAACTTcagaaaaggagtttaggaatatttttgaattacaaCGTACGTCCCTTCCTTCTACTCTAAATGGTTTTTAGAATCCTCGTCCATTGGTgcttttaagattaattgtgatgctagttatTTTGGTTCGGGTGATAGTGTTGGTTTTACTTGTGTTATTAGAGATTGTAATGGGAGTTGGCAAAGGGGGTGTTTGAGAATGATTGAGAGTAATAGTATTCTTCAAGGAGAATTATTTACTATTTGGAGAGGATATCTCTTAGCTTGTGATGTGGGTCAACGAGATGTTATTTGTGAGACGGATTGTGTGGAAGCATTTAATCTTGTTACTCAAGATGGTTTTGGGTTTATTGATCCATTGGTGCTtaaaataagagatatcatACATTAGAATTGGCGTGTTGACTTTCGTTTGATTATGAGAGATGCAAACACGGTGGCAGATACTATGGCAAAGATGGCGATGAAGTTACAACTTTCGCATGTGGAGCTTCTTTTACCTTGGGAGGAGTTTAAAAATAGTCTTAAACGGGACCGTCCCTCTATTTAACCAGttccttattttatttgttttgattttctttgtttaatttatttcagtcaaaaaaaaaatacacatcCGCGCAGGGGTGTTTATGGCCCGTGCGGTCCGAAAATCTGGTCCAAGTTCAAATATTTTATgaattaatttgatataattttattgaatttaaggTTGAGTGAGTGTTTCAAAAATAAATCTGGTCATTATTTTAAATTGGGTCCAAATCAAAGCAAacttgattttattttatccatgtacatcttaaaaaaattaaaaaatatatgttttaaattaatttttaatattacgttatattaattataagcttattgttttatttttaatcacacttgttaaattagaaaataaatcaaagaagcatcaaattataatttatgAATAAATTCAAGTTCAAATATGAATATCAACTTTTTggtaacaaattttattttcttttataaataagTGCATCATAAATAagtttctttatttattgttaaaGTTTTAAAGACTCAGTTTTCACTCGATTTGGATCCAGTATAATGGTGACCCAAAAATGTTTAGATTTCATCGATTTTAGAACCAGATTAAAGTCTAAAAAATAGACCCAATATATATTTAGACCGAATTTAAATCAGgacaaatttaattttaccCGACTATAAACATTTCCTAAATCTGCGTACTTAATACCTATCTCAcactgttttcttttttataataatattattatgactAATCACatatatttcaaaataaattagaaagCTTAAAGTCAAACCCCAATGTTTCATCGTCATAGCAAAGCCATTATTGCAACAATGTTATATAAGTTACAAATTATAcatgttaaaataataaattgaaaaaaaatacatttttggcaacatttttttttacttcCTTCATATAAAATAGTTGTATAAAATTTATGTAAAGAAAATAGTATTAAATAAAAGGATGATCAATGGCATGGCAACAAGAAAAAAGTGGTCTCATTTCACGTGGGATGTTGTAACATACATAACTTTGAAATGAAATTGAATTGACAAGAAAGGGATGGAGAAGTTAAAAGCAAAGTAATGTAGAGAATAAGTGGCCAATATATAAACCAAAATCAATAGGGGACAGGGCAGAGGTTGTGAACAGAACCCTAGCTACCAAGATTGTCTCAAATTTGAGCTGCATTATGATCTTTTACAATATTTGCCTTTGCTCACACTTCTACACATAGCAACTTAATTCACCTTTTCCCCCCTTAAGTTTGACAAACAAAATAATGTATGTGCCTTAGTAAAGGTTGTTTCACCTAAGAATCATTGACATATTGTTCATTTACTAAATTAAATATGGATCTTACTATAACTAAAATTCATACTTCACCTAATAAGTTAGATCATGAGAAATTTTAAATATTCCTTCACAATTATCtcgaaaaataataagaattttaacaaaaaaaatattcaactCGATTTCTGAGCTTTATTTTTATGGAATTGATTAGTCTCTATGTcaatgtattttttttgttttttttttgtatagaGACTAATCAGtcctataaaaataaaaattaagaaccgagttggatatttttttttaaggaCCTCGTAGTCTTTTTGGATTAGTAGAATAGTCAACTTAAAAATTCGAATCTCTGTTTGTATATGCAGCAACTCATTAACTAATGAGTAGCGACAGATCATTAAATAAAGCTCAAATCCGTTAATGGATTGATCTTTAACCTATCGAATTGAAGATATGTATGTAGACAaccaaacaaaaattaaatatttatatttatgtcAAAATTAGATAATTATAACTATCAAGTGCTATGGCTCAAATTAAGTCTATCAAATCCTAAGATAACGTTGATGGAATAAAAGCAATACAACAATAGGTTGATATAATAAGTAAAGATACAATAAAATAACAACTATATATGTTGAAACAACCCTACATTTTCATGATATGAATTAATTCACTTTATCACTGGTTACAACTTTGAGGGATACACAATAATTAGTCTTCTCCATTCCCATcacataataattaaaagcCACACAATAATGCATTTCTTCTACGCAATGCTATATATGCTATACCAGCCATACCATACAAGCACATGTTCATATGAACATATACACAAACACATGCACATATATACAAGATAttaccaacaaaaaaaaaaaacatcaaatATTAATCATTTTAACTGTGAAATAATAATGATGGTATACATGTGTGTGACACACACGTACATCTGCATGTGCACTTAGGCATATCCTGTGTTTGGCTACTGTTTTAGAACAATAAGAATTGGAGATAAAATGTCTATGAATATACGTAATTTATTTAGTTGTTAAGATATTAATAAAAAGACATAAGCATATTTGtcattaaaaattaagaatttaattttgatacatcgataattttatactattatttaattatatttattttttaaaattaatatttatatgattaatataaaaaaattacttttgcGTGCTAATATGGTATTATGgtattcaatatatatataaaattattccACACAGATCatgtattaaaatttaaaaaaattagcaaGAAGGaccattaacaaaaattaattaataaaaaagcaACATTCTTATTTACATATATGCTTAtgtctttttaatttataaaaaaacaataattcttaatttttaatgaCAAATATACTTATgtctttttattaataaattaacaactaaataaattacaccaataaattataactcaaatgacataatcttttcatacttatttaaaaaatcacaaCTTCAAATCTTCTTATCTTTAGTTAAGGaaaaaaacaactaaataaattagttatattCATAGACATTTTATCTCCAATTCTTATTATTCTAAAACAGTAGCCAAACACAGAATATGCCTAAGTGCACATGGACATGTACGTGTGTCACACACATGTATACCATCATTATTATTTCACAGTCAAATGATTAATATTTGATGGTTTTTTTTGTTGGTAAACATGTGTCTAACCGCCATAGACATTTTTATCATTTCGGGATGTGTGCCCTTAGCATACATATTCTTATTTCTTAGTATGTAAGACATaaatttagatttattttgttAGAGAATTGAAGATGTAATTAATTAGCTATATCACCATGCATGGGACCCTGATATATGTTATCTAAAACGTAGTAAGAAAGCAATAATATATATGCGTTTTGTGCTATGGCGTTGAACAGaataatttaaatcatataattTCATATGATCCAAATGATGCCACATTAGCTCCTTCATCGGATGCATTTGTTGATTTTAGTGTGAATGAAGATTCGATTTTGTCTTGTCATTTTCGTCTGCTCCGATTAAAGCTTTTCGCTATCACCTTCTTCAACAGTGGTCCTCTATAGTTTGGCACATACATTAATGTCTCTACTCTAAGTTCCCAATTCCCATCACACCGCCATATTTAAGATTAGGATTACCACTTCAACCAAATCAAacgattattattattattatttttaagtgATTACTATGatacttaaaaaatattgtttattttgtcaaaaaaaaattagtatttaatttaaaaatataagaataaataattttaaatatttaaaatttattataaaaataagttagacaaaatttttatattaaataaataaattgagtGAATTCATGGCAACAAATAAATTATTGAGCATAAATGaaacaatttttaaatcaaaattacaAGTGTTGATCATAGGACAAGCACAATAGCAACTATGCAATATGATTTGCACGTGGGAACACCTTATAGTTTGGTCTGATTATTATTGAGAAAATAATTgctttttcatattaaaataatgattttatatataaaaggaaaaaaaaaaagagaaataaagatAGTACACACTAATAATAAGAGCAAATTActtcattaaataaaatatattttaaaatgatcaaatacaataattaaaaattaattatattttgattctataattaatataaactACTCTAAgagaaaagatttttaaaatttaaacataaacTACTCTAAAGTATCATAGTTTATCCACAAActaaaatacaatataaaccttTGTAATATCTCGCGATTTATATTGTAATATTAGGCAAActtcataaattttattaactaATAGCTTTATAGATTAATAAATTGTAATTCAAATAACATAGTTTTTTTTATTCccacttaaaaattttgaattcgAATTTCActcctaatttaaaaaaaaaattgagacataaattaagaaatttttttcaaactaaaaAATGGCATTGTTGCCCCCCAACAGTCATAAAATCCCAAAATATGAGGCTGCATAATGTGCCAAAGCAAGAAAGATAAAAGACATGGGTcacaattttaaatttactaatatttttattattattgttattattattatttcatctaaaaaaattatctaataatgAATGATATGTACagctaaaatttttatattttgaaacaaaataaaataatatttaaaaccTATAAAACACGGATATTTCGTTGAGTTGTCATGTCTGTGTGTTAGACACATTTCAGACATAACACTCACTGATATTCGTCTAATACGTGTGTCTGTTGTGTCCAACCatgtattaataaaaaataaaaaattattctccGAACACATCTGAACACATCCAAATACCATCACGTATTAGTATGTCtagtcttattcttaacatatattcttaaaataaatttagatatagtatatattattatttattaaacaaaaaaatattttaaatatttgatataattaaaataagtcactaaaaataattaaaaaatttaatttatattttaatatcaataaaatatcaaaatattattatgatttatttaaaaatattttatattttatatgtatgcgtGTTCCCATATCATGTTATGTATCGACGTGTCCTGTATCGTATCGTGTCCTGTATCCGTGTCAATATCCGTGCATCGTAgtttaaaaaaacaaaacaagataataattaattaaaattttttaaagatataatAACCGCATAGCCTTCCTGATTCTTGAATAGAGAGATTTTTGCCACTCATCCTTTAATTTGTTTTGCACCGTTTTTAATTTCTCATATTATCATGTATGTTAAAATTGCTAACTGGTTttgtgaattaaaaattttaaatttaaaatcggccgttgatttttaatttatatttttttcattctatattaaatttttaaatttcagatattaaaatttttataatttaaactttttaataaaattaaataaatcaatccAATTTATCTCacaataatttaaattgaattatatttaaaaatatttaaatcgaTATATAACAATTGTTTGCAAATGAGATTTGATCGATTAAAAACTTACGTATctcttttattaatttaatttaattaattaattaattctaattatttatttatttatttctctttatctcttacTTTGGTACTTAATCCAGCCCCATATTTTAGAATTCTTTGACTGTTAGGAGTGATAATGTCACTTCTCAAtttgaaattattatttttttataaatcacTACTTTGGCAAGATTTATTGGTAAGATTTATGCAGTTTTCATTGGCAAAATTTATGAAGTTTCCATAGTGCTACGATATAAACTGTGAGAGATCGCAAAAATTTATACTGTGTTTTAGTTTGTGCATAAATTGCAACACCTTACAATggtttatatttaaattttaaaaagagtaaagtattatttttgtccccAATGTTTGGGGTAAATTCTATTTATGTCCATAATGTTTAAATCGTCTTATTTGTATCTCTAacgtttgtaaaagtgattTAATGTTATTCTGCCATCAATTACACATGAACGttttagtttgagttttaaaaatctcttcttaaagttagaatacaaatgtcTAGGATAGAATCGATAATTCACTCCGGCATCAAAAGTTGAAACCAATTCTTacaacatttacataattcacttttttaggtatataattaaatctaaacacaaatggtgggtataatattaaaatcgaacacatctaagtgagaataattgaaaaatatattccgatttattagtataattgatagtaAGATAACAGTGAATCATTTTTATAAACattagggatacaaatagaacaatttaaacgttagggacacaaatagaacttaccccaaacgttagagacaaaaacaatactttactcttttaaaaattttgtaccCTCTaacaatttatataaattaattacaGGACCaaagtatatttaatttttaattattatatttagataattttaaaatctattttatttaGTTGCGTAATTTATTAAACTATTCTTTTATCGATTTTAGTTACTCTTGGTCTAACAGAAAACAATTATCATTTATAGAACAGTTTCATCTGCGCCTTCTTCTCGTAGTTTCGTCTGCATTTTGTTTTAACAATTGATTTCACCTGCACTCTTATTAAGTCATACGCACCCTTTGAAGATCAATCTTATGGAGCTTTACGcacttttttttcaaagatcacTGCTTGTTCTCTCTCTTTGCGGTGGCGTATTAAACTACTCTCCCACCTTAACCCATGACACTCTCGTGACCCACAAAttcagcaaaaaaaaaaaatacataaattcagttacaattttgatttttattattttatcttatttttagttgttcttatcttatctttatttaattttatttttcatagataatgctttatatatatttgattttatCT is a window encoding:
- the LOC130943277 gene encoding increased DNA methylation 1-like, producing MFHECFDAIIDPISGSDLIPAMVYGRSVQTRDFGGFYCALLMVNSCVVSAAMLRVFGRDVAELPLVATCYKNRGKSYFQMLFSCIERLLAFLNVKNFVLPAAEEAISIWTDKFGFSLMKPEQLSNYRKTFGQMMAFKGTIMLEKPVPSCRIVNTRS